AGTGTGCACAAGGGGGCACAGGTTGCTTCAAACTCGCATTTCTGTGTGAAGTGTTGGCTTAGTATGTGGTCAGAGGCTCCTCACCCGTTTGAAGATGTTCTGAGGTAAAAGACCTGAGCCCTGGGGCTGCTGCTGGATCCTCTGTGTGGTACTCTGCACCCTGGCAAGCTTAGCACCAAACTGACAGCAGAAGAAACAGTGTTAGGATTGATCTGTCCATCAAACTCACGTCATGTACATCTTTACCCCAAGCGGCAAATGAAAACCACATGTACCTTTGCACTATCCTgcctgtaaaaaacagaaataaatcactGTGACTGCAAGCTGGTCTACCTACAGTATGTATCAGATGACTAAAATAGCAGTCATCTTTACACAGAGTAGCTTTGCCTATTACTATAAAACCAGTTACAAATATATATCTGCTGATCTGTCAATCAAAAACATGTTACACACATAATTCTTTAGCAGTGTTGCCAGTCTGTATACCTCCATTTGTAACTTTAATATTtcactttgcctctctctctcctggtccctcaatctccttctcatctctgccATATCTGACTCCTTCCTCTCCAGGGCCTCTTTCAGTTCTGCATCTTTCGCCTCAACTGcttacaaaaacacaacataagACAAACAGGCAGCCCTAAATATGTAATATTATGATATATGTGTGACATTTTGTGGTAGGTCATTCTGTTTCAGAGATGGAATGCCACAGTCCAGTGATCCTCAATACTACTACAGAGCTGCAATACTGCAAGTTTTTGTCCCAGCTCAGTAGTGAGACACATGCTTCAGCTTTAGGTGTGTTGAAGATCAGTTGATACATTGAATCAGGTGAGGTTGCACTAATCTGGGATACAAACCTGCAACACTGCAGCTCTATGAGCAGGTTTGATGATCACTGCCGGTCACTCAAAGGAAGGGTTTGTGTAATGTGTTCTTACGTttgctctgtgtttctctgtgagtgtcctccacccctctcctgcACTGGTCTCTCAGAGATTCCAACTCCTTCTGATATCTCTCTCCCACAGCTCTCATCTCTGCCACCAGCCTCTGAATCTCAGCTTCCCGCTCCTGACCACAACCAACCACAAGGTGGAAGCAATGGCAACATATTCCGTTTCTCTGTTCTATTATGTCAATTTTGAATCCAAACTATTTTATTGTGCAAGAATGAAATGTTCAAATTCAGTTTATTCAATCATTCTGCCCTCACCTCTACTGTCCTATCACTCAGCCTTTTCAGGTCTGACACAGTGCTTTTCAACTTTTCATTCTCCACTGTAAGATAAAAGGGTGTTCATTACAATTAAATTATAAGTTTATTACAACAGTTTACATCTTGGATTCAGACAATAGAAATAGTGTACACTAAAGATGCGTTGACCAGAGTGCCTTGCAGAGGAGATTATTACCTCTGAGGTCACACTGCTGCAGTAGAGTCTGCTGGAGTCCCTTCACTGTCCCCAACATCCCATCTCGCTCTGTGGGACAATGACGTAATCAGGTGCACTAATGTTATATTATAGGACCACTAGAGGGAGACACACACTATAAATATAGTTTTCAAATTAGAATTTTAGGCCTCTTCACCAGACCTTGAGAAGATCCAATTCTTTAAATTTTCGATTGGAATTGGACATTTGTAAAAGTTCCTATTGGTCACTTTGTTGGCATTTCAAACCAGACCAAAGTGCTACCCATCACTAAAGATAACACAATCCAGATGCGTGGTTACtgtaaaatcaatttaaattacatttaacatctcagtcatttagcagagcgattatggttaagtgccttgctcaaggacaaaGACAGATTTTACACCTAGTAGGTTACTGGCCCACTGCTCTtaaactaggctacctgctggctaaAGATCACAGACAAAAGAGTTTGAATGCATAAGAATCCTCACCCTCAATCAAGCACTTCTCTTTGGTCTGAGAAAATTTCAGAACTCTGTTGGTCTCATCCAACTTGATCTCCAATATGTTGTTTTTACCCTTGAGCTCTGTAATTTTCTtttaaaacaaataaatataaattataaAAGGACTGAATAAATATGCCCCTGGCTTTTTAAACAGATTTCATGAAGAATTGATGAAGGTAGTGAAGGGTAACGTTAATTGTGGCCCTATAACTTACATTGAAATCCTCAGGCAGTGGGGGAACTGTTGTTACTGCCACTTTCATGACAGGATTAATTTAAGGCAAATTCAGCATAGCCTGCTCATAGGCTATTTTAAgagttatttagctagctagctagattagttactggctagctagcgGGCTAACGTTAACTTACCTACCTGAAGAACTAGCTGTCCTCCTACTTTATGTTAAAGTTACCTGTTCCAGATGAGTGAAATCATCAATAAACTTGTCCAGATTTACTACTGTACATTTCTTCATCTCTAGGTTCAGTGTTTTATTCTTCAATatgctaagctagctagctacctggcagGTGTATACCATATACATCACAACGGTTTAAACGTCTATTTTAAACTACAGCGGGAACTCTTGTCTGCACGTGTCACGTGTTCAGTATTGCAGGTACGTGCGCTCAAGATGTCCACCAATCGAACGGTTGCTATTTCTTGACGCTATAAAATCAAATGTAGTCCTATGGAAACAATTTAAAAGCATTAGTACTATATCAAATGAATGGACTCAGTACAGTTTAAATGTGAAAGATGTTTATGAATAACATTATAGCTGTACAATAAAGAACCATTAGCATTTAGAGATCTCCAGAAGGATAATCGGACATTTGACAGTTCCCTTTTTGTAAGTGGTAGCGTACAACATAGTAAGCAGAATTCTTTATTCTTGTTTTAATAATCACACATTTTGTATATATGCAAAATAACAGCAAACATCCAGTAAGCACAATGTCCTACTATTTTAGACTTGTTGAAAAGCCACAGTCAATCAGCAGAACACAGATAGATTCCCACTTGGTCACCAAATACTTCAATTTTGACACAATATTGAGATCTGTAAATACTTTTCATAGTTGTAAAGACCAATTATTGGGATTATTGTAAACAACATTATCAACAACAACACTAAGGTAAGTATTTTTCCTTGTGATGGCATTTAAAGTCACATGTAGGCGATGTtcttcaaaatatatatttttatttcacattcATAATATGTGAAGAGGTTCATATGGCCAGTTCCTGTGAGAGACCATAATTCCTTCTTGTCCTTTCCCTATTTCCTTTGTTCACTCAGTTTTTGTTTAAGTTTTTGCAGACAGGTGTGGCACCTTGAAGAACAGACCCCTCTCCTGTACTCACCATACATCTTACCAAACCTCAAAATGTCTACAGCTGTCATGTTGGGAGAAGGAACGGGAAGAGGGGGGGCAGGCAGGGAACCCTCTCCTTTTTGTAGGTATGACATTTGGGACCCTACTCTTTTGATGTTTAGTCACTCAGGCACTGAATTCTCATGCCCCCTCTGATCTGTGTCCAATCACAAATGACTGGCATAGTCCCTACACCTCTGTTATGGTGTAATGTTGCCCagtaggtcaggggtcaggtacCCCTCTGGTGTAGGTGTGAGCAGGGGAAGCTTGGTTAGAACTGGCTGGGGTGCAGGTGTGGGTCCAGGCTTCAGAAGGAGGCTGTTCTGCCTGTCTACTCCCTCCACCATGGTGTAGgcagagacagggggcagtggagagacaggagaggcaggTGGAATGGGGGGCATTTCAGCCTCAAAGTACAGGCTCTGGTACTCTCCGAAGGGCTGTCCCTGCACAAGACTACTGTCCTCTGTtggagcaggctggctggctctCCCAGTGGGGAGTCTGGCACTCATCTTCCCAGCATCTAACTCTGAGGTGTACCCTCCCACATCAGCATTCACCACCAGCAGCTGAAACGctttcctcttcttctctttctcattTTCCTTCTCATCCTTCTCTGAATTCTCCTCCACATTCCTCTGCTCCTCATTTGTCAGCAGCACTTCACCAGTTGGTCTCACCTCATTCACCTGGGTGTAGAGGTCTTCCCTGCCAGGTGCGGCCCAGGGAGAATCCTCAGTGGTGGGGGTCTGGACTGGGGAGCTGGCCTTAGTGCTGGCCAGGCAAGAGGGCTCCAGGGCGCGGCTGGTGttggggaggagggagtggaagggGGCCTCTGGGTCATGCAGATCAGGGTCACAGCAGCTGGCCCGGCCCGAGTCATCATCCCTGAAGCCAATGGTGATAGGGGGACAGTCTGAGGAGGCACAGTGGTCCATCAAGCACTGGGTGTCCAGCACAGTCAGCCTGTCGTTGGGCTCCTCCATGTCCAGCTCTATGAACTCCACCCAGGGGTCATCGCTGTACAGGTCTGGCCTCAAGTCAGGGATGCCGCCCAGGATGGAGGTCAGCTCAGCCAACTTACCTTTCTATGGTAAACAACAGATAATACCTTAGAGTTACTTTAAGGGGCAACATACAGATATTACAACCTTGCTGGTAATTCATATTGCCTCCCCATAAAACTCTAGTGGCAATGGTTTTAATGGTACAAGTAAAGAATTCATGGTATTTTTCATTTAAGTTAATACCTTAAAAAGCTCTGGGTCTATGCCTTTGATTTTGGGACCAGGAATTGGAGGCAGGAGAATCACCATCAACCTTGAAGAAAGATAGCGGAAGCGTTATTAAAAGACATGTAGCATTAgactttacattttttatgaaGGGGTTTGGTATTTTGAGACAAAGTGAAAGGTAAAACGTAAATGTTTCTTACTTCTGTTGCTGGGAATAGATCACCAGCATTAGGATGACTGCCAAACCCAAAGCAGCAAAGACAAGCAGGACAGTAACTGGAAGTCTCGACTCTGAGCACATAGAAAGCAATATATAGAAAGCAATTAATACGATTCAAAACAGAGACATCATACATATTACAACAGCAAACATTTTATATGACAGTATTTAAAAAACAATACATCAGTACCTTTAGTAGGGATGTGTATGAATATGGAGTCGCTGAATTCCCCAAAGTTACGGGATGCTAGCGTCTTGCACCTCACCCTGACCTCATTATCTGTGTTGGAGCGCAGCCCGTATAGCGATCGCTGCATTCCCTTTTCAAGGTCCACCTAGGGTTGCAGTCAAAACAGAGAGGTTTCATACCAGTTAGTTAGTAAATATCACCCACACGATAGGAGGAAACATAACTTACACCTGCAGGTTTAATGATTTGGTTTAAGGGACACACTACTTAGAGTTTAACTGAGGAT
The DNA window shown above is from Oncorhynchus tshawytscha isolate Ot180627B linkage group LG20, Otsh_v2.0, whole genome shotgun sequence and carries:
- the LOC112219827 gene encoding coiled-coil domain-containing protein 152, with the translated sequence MLGTVKGLQQTLLQQCDLRVENEKLKSTVSDLKRLSDRTVEEREAEIQRLVAEMRAVGERYQKELESLRDQCRRGVEDTHRETQSKLEAKDAELKEALERKESDMAEMRRRLRDQERERQSEILKLQMEFGAKLARVQSTTQRIQQQPQGSGLLPQNIFKRKFQFLQEEKNREVEALRQRIKELENQHTSGFSDSRLKRKKI
- the LOC112220395 gene encoding growth hormone receptor-like; amino-acid sequence: MAISHILFICLVLILPVLSQEPPTSKQALFQIRPQITGCVSHDMNTFRCRWNVGVFQNLTEPRDLRIFYYINDRNISPKEWGECPRYADRANECFFNESYTKVWMTYSVQLRSGDQDILYDEVIFTVEDIVEPDPPIALNWTLLNVGLTGSHFDIMLSWEPPHSADVSMGWMTLQYEVQYREVNSTLWRTVDLEKGMQRSLYGLRSNTDNEVRVRCKTLASRNFGEFSDSIFIHIPTKESRLPVTVLLVFAALGLAVILMLVIYSQQQKLMVILLPPIPGPKIKGIDPELFKKGKLAELTSILGGIPDLRPDLYSDDPWVEFIELDMEEPNDRLTVLDTQCLMDHCASSDCPPITIGFRDDDSGRASCCDPDLHDPEAPFHSLLPNTSRALEPSCLASTKASSPVQTPTTEDSPWAAPGREDLYTQVNEVRPTGEVLLTNEEQRNVEENSEKDEKENEKEKKRKAFQLLVVNADVGGYTSELDAGKMSARLPTGRASQPAPTEDSSLVQGQPFGEYQSLYFEAEMPPIPPASPVSPLPPVSAYTMVEGVDRQNSLLLKPGPTPAPQPVLTKLPLLTPTPEGYLTPDLLGNITP